The genomic interval ggagcggggccggggcggagGAAGCGGCCCGGAGCCGCCCCGACCGAGCGCCTCCCTGCGTGCGGCGCGGCGACACTTCCGGCGCCCGCGATGGCCCCCCACGTGACCCCGGAGGGCGGAAGTGCCTGCATCACGTGAGACCGGCGCGGGGCGTATGCTCCTCCCCGCCTGGCGGGAACCCCAACACCCGGGGTTCGAGCCCCGTCGCCGCCTAATACCATGTGCCGGGACCCACGGCCCAAAGGCACGGCGGCTCCTCGTGGCCCTTCCCACCCCATCCTGTTCCGCTCCTCGGGCCACGGACACACCACAAGCCAGACCTCGTCACCCAAATGCCTTTATTAGTGCTCAACGCCCTGCTTCCCCCAGCAACACTTGCTCCCCTGAAGACATCCACTCCCCTGGGGACACTCACACTCCCTGGGAACACTTAATTCCCCATGGGGCCACTCACTCCCTGGGCCAGCCCCATGGGGGCTGCAACAGCCCAGTGGGTCCCGGGGTGCCCCTCTCCACCCCCCTCCTCAGTGCCCCACCCGCCCGCAGGTGTGGGTCCTGGCGTGCTGGCTGCTCACTGGCGTGGGCGGCGCGGTCACCCCGGCGTGAGCGTGGCCAGCGCCTCCTGCATCTTCTGGCGGCAGCGGGCGTAACGGTGCCGCAGCTGGCGCAcgtgctcctcctcctcccgctgcAGGATGCGCAGGAAGTTGTGCAGCTCCGGCAGCGTGAAGGCATCCCACTGCGGGCATGTGGGCTACCATCACAACAGGGACGTGGTTCCCCCCACCTCAGCCACGTCCCCTGGGGGGTGTGGGTGcctgccccctccccatccctgtaCTTACATTCACCTCCCCAGTCTCGTTCTCCTTCAGGACGAAGCTCAGCACCTTCTCACTGGGACCGGCCAGCAGCCGCAGCCGCAAAGGCTGCTCCTCATCGGCCAGCTTCCGCAGGTACACTGCAACGGCAGCCACCCATCACAGGGGGACATCCCCACAGGGACACTGCCACTGCGGGGACACCACTGCCACAGGGGACACTGCTGCTAGAGGGATGCTGCCACCATGAGGATGCTGCCACTACGGGGATATCATCACCATGGGGGACACCACTGCCACAGGGGACACGCTCAAAGCCACAGGGGACACTGCCAAGGCAGATATCACAGCTGCAGGAATGCTGTCCCCATGGGGATACTGCTGCCCAGGGGAAGCTGCCACTACGGGGACACCACTGCAAGGGAGGACACTACCACTGTGGGGGACACCACCACCCTCGGGACATCACCACCATGGGGTCACCGCTGCCCAGGGGAAGCTGCCACCACAGGGACACAGCCACTGCTACGGAGACAGGGCCACCCCAGGGCACTACCTTGCTCATCCTTCTCGGACCTCTCAAAGAGGGCGAACTTGCGGGGGTTGTCGATGACGGTGAACTTGCGGAGGAGGGCGTCGATGACCTCGCTGGCGCGGGTGTGTGAGAAGATGTGCAGGTGCTTGATGGTCCCCTTGGGCAGGTAGAAGGACGTGCGGCGCTTCACCCCCTGGGTGCGCGGCCCCGACCGCCCCGCCTGCAGGGAGGGGACCCGCTTGGTGGCCGGCACTGAGACGGGGCGCACCAGCTTCAGCTGCACCTTGATGAAGCCGGTGTAGGAGCCGTCCTTGTTCTGGGAGACACCAGGGTGGGGGGGAATAGTGTGGGTGAGTGGGACCAGGGCAGGGCACTGTgatcccctccagccccacgcTGGCCCCATACCAGGCTCATGAAGAGGTTGCTGTTGATCTGGCTGTTGTACTCCTTGATCCGCTGCTCCACCTGCGCCTGGTCCAGCTCTGTCTTCTCCCATTCGCTGGGCTCATCCTGCACGACAGTGGCTGGGCTGAGCAGCACTGTGGCTGGGGGGGGACTGCTGTGCCCGCCCCAGCgtcccactgtccccagccctccccaaaACACCAGCTGACGCACAGGCGGGCGGTTGCGCGGGGTTGCATCAGCCCAGCTGGCGCTTAGTGGGGCCATGCCGGGGAAGCACAGCTGAGCTCatcacagccccagccctgctccagggACACCAGCACTGCCACCAGCCACCTTCCCAGCCCTCATCCTCAACTCCATCCCCTGGGCCACAGGGATAGGTGAACTTGTTGCAAAGACATCTGGGGGCCgggtgtcccctcccagcaccccagatCAGAGAGGAGTCCCTGAGGCAGAGTGCCGGCAGCTGCCAGCCTGGCACCAGGGCGGTGCGGCAGGCTGGGTGCCCGTGGGGACGCCCCAGGATTCAGGGTAGGACGGCAGGtccaggctgggggtgcagcctGCCCATGCCACTGGAACCGCACTTCAaagtgccagccctgcacagtggggacccaggcgtcctggcTCGGTGTCCCCGCTGCCAGCACACACTAATGAGTATTTACACGGTGCTGCGGAGCTGCGCGTGTTCCCACAGTGCCGTGGGGCTGGGAAGCACCCGGCCCCAACAGCCACCTCATGGCATGCAGGCTCTGCCAGATGCTGCTGGGGTTCCCACAGCTGTGAGGCTGCCCGAAGAGCGCTCACCCCGGCACCACCAAAGCACTGTCCACCCCctctggagcagctgcagccccgggAAGCCGTTGGGCTGCTATGCCGGGTGCCAAAGCCCTGCTCACCCCACTGTGCCTCGTTCACCCCACAGCACCATGTCCAACTGGACAGGGCCACCCTGCCCCACAGGATGGCCACACTTGCACTTGCCCCACAGCAGTGCCATCCCCATCTCCAAGACAGGACTGCCCACGCCTCATAGTTTGCCCACGACGGGATGACAGCTGGCTCCACACCAAGCTCAccctcgctgccccccagcaccctgccccGGGGGGGGGTGCACTCCCCGGTGACGTCATCCCGTCCCCCATGAGGTCACGGCTGGCGGCCGGGGAACCGACCTGGCGGCGCCGCGGGCGGCGGCCGAGGGAGGTGCGGGCGGTGTAGAAGAGCTCGGGCTCGGAGTCGGAGTCCTCCTGGCTGCAGTAGCCGCTGCTGGCCGTGCtgccccccgtgccccccgcgccgccccgccgcaGCGCCAGTGCCGCGCCgcagcgcccggccccgccgccccccgccccgggcacggacgcggcggcggcggcggccacAGCCCGacccgcccgccccgcggccccgcgggCACACGGGCACACCCGGCCCCGCGCCAGCCCGGCCGGCCCGCGGGCTGGGGCCCGGCTCAGTCCGCTCCCGGCTCGGCTCAgcccgctcccggccccgctcccggcTCGGCTCAACCCGGTCCTTGGCCCGGCTCGGCTTTGCCCGGTGTCGGTCCCTATCTTGGCTCGGCTCAGCACAGTCCCAGTCCTTGTCCCGGCTCAGCTCCGCCCGGTCCCTATCGCGGTCCCGGTCCTTGTTCCGGCTCGGCTCAGCCCGGTCCCTATCGCGGTCCTGTcccggctcggctcggctcagcTCAGCCCGGTCCCTATCGCAGCCCTGTCCCGGCTCGGCTCAGCCCGGTGCCGATCGCGGTGCTGTCGCGGTCTCGGCTCAGCGCGGTCCCcgtcccggccccgccccggccgTGGGGCTGAcgcgggccgggggcggcgcGGCGTGGTCCCGCTTCCGGCGGTGATTTCATTCGCGCCCGACGCCGCCCGCCCAGACCCGCCTGTGCCCCGGCCCGACTCAGCATGGCTTGGAATGGCACGGAACGGCACAGCCCGGCGTGGCACAGCAGACGCAGCACAGGCTACCCTAGCACCGCTCGGCACGGCACGGCGTGGCAAAGCAGAGCATCACCCAGCCCAGCTCAACACAGCCCAGCATAGCACAGCATGGCTTAGTGCAGTCTGTCATGGCACATCCTGACACAGCACTGCCCAGCAAGGCTTGGCACAGCCCAGCACGGCATAGCTTGGCACAGCATGGCGTGGTACAGCCAGCCGTGACACAACATGGCCTTACACAGCACAGTGTGGCACAGCCCGGCATGGCCACCCCCCAACCCAGGCAGACCCCGCATCGGCCGACCCCCACCCCCACTCTCCCTCGCAGACACAGGCCAGGCCCTACCACGTTGGTGTCCTTCTCCAGTGCCTGCTCCGTGCCATCGTTCTCGTCGCCGCTGCCCGGGGGGCCGCTGCAGTCCAGCCGCACCAGGGCCCGGCACCGATAGTGGCAGGTGAAGCTACAGTCTGGGGACGGGAACAGGATGGGGGTCAGCAGGGCCACCCATCCCTTGGCACCCCAAATCAGGCTGGTGGTATTTCAGAGTGCTCCATGCTGGGTTCCCTCTGGGGCCATATAACCACTGGGGCCTGGCTCCAGGTGCCAGGATTGGTGGCTGTGCCAGGGAGGATACCGGCGCCTGCTGGGGCAAGGGCTGGTGTGTGGTGCCAGCACCGGTGCCCTTGCCTGCACCACCACTGGTACTGGTACCTGAGTGCCTGGGATGCCACCATGCCTGGTGCCAGCTGCCTGCCCACGCTGTGCTATGCCAAGTGGCTGGCCAGTACCATGGTGCCCATGCTCCCTGCCTGGGCTGGGCAGTGGTGGTGGAATGACCAGTATCGGGGTGTCCAGTGGAGGTGCCTGGTATGGAGATGCCCAGTGCCCAGTGAGGCTGCCCAGTACCGGGGTGCCTGGTGTCTGGTGGGGGTAATCAGTACTGAGATGCCCATGCCCAGTGTGGGTGTCCAGTACTGAGATGCTCAGTGCCTGCTGTGAGCGCCTGGTGCCAGGATGCCCATGCCCAATGCCAGGATGCTTGTGCCCAGTGCAGATGACTGGCTCTGGGATGTCCAGCGCACCATGTGTGCCCAGTACCCAGTAGAGGGAGCCCAGTGTTGGGATGCCCAGTACCCAGTGTGTGTGCCCGGTACTGGGATGCCTGGTGATGGTAACTGGTACCAAGATGCCTGTGCCCAATGCAGGTGCCCAGTACCAGGATGCCCGCTGCTCTATAAGGGTGCCTAGTACCAGGACAGCTGGTGCATGGTTGGGGTGCCCACTATCAGGATGCCCGGTGCTTGTTGGGGGTGCCCAGTAAGGGGATGCCAATGCCTGGTGGGGGTGGTTGGTGCCGGGACATCCTATGCCTCATGGCAGGATGCCTGGTGTGGGTGCTTGGTGGCGGGAGGCCCGTGCCCGGTGGCAGGATGTCTGGTGGGGGTGTTCGGTACTGGGATGGCCGGTGGCGGCTCCCAATGCCGGGACACTGTGTGTGCCTCGTCGCACAGTGCCCGGTGGCGAGACGCCCATTGCCCGGTGGGGGTGCCCGGTGTGGGGAGGCCCGGGGCGCGGCGCAGTACTCACGGCGGCACTGGAGGCTCTTCCTGCCGCCGCCCCAGACGAAGTCCCCGCAGAGGTCGCACCAGGTGTGGAGCCCGCGGCGTCGCGGCTCGAAGCGGTGCCCGGCGCCCGGTGCCGCCGTCAGCCGCGGGTCGGGGTGCGCCCCGGAGCCGGGGCCGAGCCGGCGGGCCGGGCTGATGCGCAAGGCGTTGGTCCgctccaggcggccccggcCCAGCCGCGGCTCCGGCTGCAGCTCCCGCAGCTCGATGAGCTCCATGGCCCGGCGGCCGCGGGCGctgcgcggcggcggggcgggggccggcACCGGGGATGGGGCCGGGGCGGGGACCGGGAGGGGCCGCCCCGTCCGGACACCgcgggggaaactgaggcagaagcGGGGGCGAGCCGCGCAGCGCCCCGGGGTCCCGACCACTGCCCCCGGTCCCGGCAAGCCCGGTGGGGCGGGCTAGAGGCGGGGATGAGGCTCCCGGAGCCGCTGCTGTGGAAGCAGGggccctgctccagctgccctgctTGTTCTGCCACTTCTCCCAGGACCGTGGCAAGCCTCactccgtgcctcagtttcccagcgGGGAAGGGGCCTGGGGGAACCTCTGGCAGCGGGTGACAAGCAGCCAAAGCCCCCTTGGAGAGCCTCTATGCTCGAtctggctgcagccccagctgagcAGCCTGGGCTCAGAGTAAACTCCTCAGGACTGCTcagccagagctgcagctggattGAAATGGTTTCCTGCTTGCTGTCgtggctcctgcagcagcagtgcGGGTACAAAACCTGTTTTGGAGGGTGAAGGGGTCTCAGACACCCTATCAGAAGAGGAGATGCACCATCAACCTTTTCCAGCTGTGCTCAGACCAGGGATACAGCCCTTCAGCAGTAGCTGCTGTCCAGGGAGAGGTGGGGAGGCAGCCCAGGGCTCAGCGGAGATGTAAACCCTGCAGATAGATGGTGGTGGGCAGGGGGCTAAGTCCTTGGTGCTCACGTCACATCAACTGAGAGGAGGTGGGGGCACTTGTCCCTGCAAGACGGCAGATCACGAACCCTCAAGAAACTAATTTGCTTTCCTACAGTGAGGTGCTCTTGCTAACCACATCCTCTGCCTCCCCCCACCACTCTGACAGCAGCCAAAAGATAAGAGAGAGCACAGAGGCCGTCTCAGCCCTTCCTTCCCCTGGGTCATGTGCCTCAGCTGCAGAGGGCTTGTCCCTTCTGGTAACCACAAGGGTATCAACtctttttttgggttttctggGATTTCTGTTgttgcagagggaaaaaatggaCACACACCCCTGTCCCTGGGTGCAAGGAAGGGGTAGGAGTGGTTTACAGTTCAGCATCTTTAGCTAGGACAAAAAGGCAGG from Columba livia isolate bColLiv1 breed racing homer chromosome 10, bColLiv1.pat.W.v2, whole genome shotgun sequence carries:
- the RASSF1 gene encoding ras association domain-containing protein 1 isoform X1, yielding MELIELRELQPEPRLGRGRLERTNALRISPARRLGPGSGAHPDPRLTAAPGAGHRFEPRRRGLHTWCDLCGDFVWGGGRKSLQCRHCSFTCHYRCRALVRLDCSGPPGSGDENDGTEQALEKDTNDEPSEWEKTELDQAQVEQRIKEYNSQINSNLFMSLNKDGSYTGFIKVQLKLVRPVSVPATKRVPSLQAGRSGPRTQGVKRRTSFYLPKGTIKHLHIFSHTRASEVIDALLRKFTVIDNPRKFALFERSEKDEQVYLRKLADEEQPLRLRLLAGPSEKVLSFVLKENETGEVNWDAFTLPELHNFLRILQREEEEHVRQLRHRYARCRQKMQEALATLTPG
- the RASSF1 gene encoding ras association domain-containing protein 1 isoform X2, which codes for MELIELRELQPEPRLGRGRLERTNALRISPARRLGPGSGAHPDPRLTAAPGAGHRFEPRRRGLHTWCDLCGDFVWGGGRKSLQCRHCSFTCHYRCRALVRLDCSGPPGSGDENDGTEQALEKDTNVDEPSEWEKTELDQAQVEQRIKEYNSQINSNLFMSLNKDGSYTGFIKVQLKLVRPVSVPATKRVPSLQAGRSGPRTQGVKRRTSFYLPKGTIKHLHIFSHTRASEVIDALLRKFTVIDNPRKFALFERSEKDEQVYLRKLADEEQPLRLRLLAGPSEKVLSFVLKENETGEVNWDAFTLPELHNFLRILQREEEEHVRQLRHRYARCRQKMQEALATLTPG
- the RASSF1 gene encoding ras association domain-containing protein 1 isoform X3, which gives rise to MSLNKDGSYTGFIKVQLKLVRPVSVPATKRVPSLQAGRSGPRTQGVKRRTSFYLPKGTIKHLHIFSHTRASEVIDALLRKFTVIDNPRKFALFERSEKDEQVYLRKLADEEQPLRLRLLAGPSEKVLSFVLKENETGEVNWDAFTLPELHNFLRILQREEEEHVRQLRHRYARCRQKMQEALATLTPG